One Ignavibacteria bacterium genomic window carries:
- the hutI gene encoding imidazolonepropionase translates to MIILLKNIKELVTCRWENAFPKKGKTQNDIGLIKNGTVILDNDKIIFSGKQSSLKNFLSKEKIKPDIEIDCAKNVVIPGFIDSHSHFVFAGSRENEYEMKIAGRTYEEIAKAGGGIISTVKAVRKATESQLLEAGERRIKNFFKFGVTTLEGKSGYGLDTKSEIKTLRVLNELNRKNSYNLDIIPTFLGAHAVPAGIDKDEYINEVMYEMIPVIAQKKLAKFIDVFCEKGYFTAKESEKILQQGKKFGLIPKLHTDQFNSIGGIEAAINVNAISVDHLEVLNDADIKRISRYNSSKNFMIATLLPGVSYFLDISYQPARKLIENNVPVALATDFNPGTAMTENIQIIMSLASRMLKMSSEEIINAVTINSAFALNMQNEIGSIQENKQADLLIFDMESYKELVYNFAVNRISYIIKKGKIYSIDNVMKLIP, encoded by the coding sequence ATGATAATCTTACTAAAAAATATTAAAGAACTCGTTACCTGCCGCTGGGAAAATGCATTTCCTAAAAAGGGGAAAACGCAGAATGACATTGGCCTGATAAAAAACGGCACCGTTATTCTAGATAATGATAAGATTATTTTTTCAGGCAAGCAAAGTTCCTTGAAGAATTTTTTAAGTAAAGAAAAAATAAAACCTGACATAGAAATTGACTGCGCTAAAAATGTAGTAATACCGGGATTTATTGATTCGCATTCGCATTTTGTTTTTGCCGGCTCACGCGAGAATGAATACGAGATGAAAATTGCAGGCAGAACTTATGAAGAAATTGCAAAAGCGGGAGGCGGGATAATCTCCACCGTCAAGGCAGTTAGGAAAGCAACTGAAAGCCAGTTGCTTGAAGCAGGAGAAAGAAGAATTAAAAACTTTTTTAAGTTTGGAGTAACAACGCTTGAAGGAAAATCGGGTTATGGACTTGATACCAAAAGTGAAATAAAGACTCTCAGGGTTTTAAATGAGTTAAACCGTAAAAATTCATACAATCTTGATATAATCCCAACATTTCTTGGAGCACATGCTGTTCCTGCAGGCATTGATAAAGATGAATACATAAATGAAGTTATGTATGAAATGATTCCCGTTATTGCTCAGAAAAAACTTGCAAAGTTTATAGATGTGTTTTGTGAGAAAGGATATTTTACCGCAAAGGAGTCTGAAAAGATATTGCAACAGGGAAAGAAGTTCGGATTAATTCCGAAATTACACACTGACCAGTTTAATTCAATCGGCGGAATTGAAGCAGCAATAAACGTAAACGCAATTTCTGTTGACCATCTTGAAGTGCTAAACGATGCTGATATAAAACGAATATCAAGATATAACTCTTCAAAAAATTTCATGATTGCAACTTTGCTGCCGGGTGTTTCATATTTTCTTGATATAAGCTACCAGCCGGCAAGAAAACTGATTGAGAATAATGTCCCTGTTGCACTTGCAACGGATTTTAACCCGGGGACTGCGATGACGGAAAACATTCAGATTATAATGTCGCTTGCATCGAGAATGCTGAAGATGAGTTCAGAAGAAATTATTAATGCTGTTACGATTAATTCTGCATTTGCTTTGAATATGCAAAATGAAATAGGGAGCATTCAGGAAAACAAACAGGCAGATTTATTAATCTTCGACATGGAAAGCTATAAAGAGCTTGTTTATAACTTTGCCGTGAACAGAATTTCTTATATTATTAAAAAAGGAAAGATTTACAGCATCGACAACGTAATGAAGCTTATCCCTTAA
- a CDS encoding glycosyltransferase family 39 protein: MLILLFSFAVKIILAFTVREEIRSDSLDYYQLAQSINNTGEYTFEGKTTARNIPGYPFFIAMIFKVFGENILCVKFIQSIIEIFTCLLFFLLCLKFLDTKYSLITLAIFAFFPSNVLYSQTLLSEPLFNFFEILLLYLCLRSGTLNTGKIILLGLLWGAAIMIRSSFALSVFIVPLFIFFHQRKLFEGYAKNRLNKSIKYSVLFLVGVFIFVFPWMLRNKIELGGFSLATQAGFTFWGGSNPNATGTWYYQIEESNPLFNEQDEIKKDREFWRQGIDYAIHNPHKFLIVGVKKIGYLFSSERMILLYFMPDENKARTSTEVYKSINPLYVALVNLPYFAVMLFGIWGLLTLKKNNFLIWSFILSWMLMFFLFVALSRYHYVLIPFFILGTGNALYLGKNLFKNLDIKRKIIGIAFCLFVIGVWISEFYLLYK; this comes from the coding sequence ATGTTAATATTGCTTTTTTCATTTGCGGTAAAAATTATTCTCGCGTTCACAGTCCGCGAAGAAATTCGCTCCGATAGTCTTGATTACTACCAGCTTGCACAAAGCATAAACAATACAGGTGAATACACCTTCGAAGGAAAAACTACTGCGCGGAATATTCCCGGCTATCCGTTTTTCATTGCTATGATTTTCAAAGTTTTTGGTGAAAATATTTTATGTGTAAAGTTCATTCAATCCATAATAGAAATTTTCACCTGTCTGCTTTTCTTTTTGCTGTGTCTCAAATTTCTTGATACCAAATATTCGTTAATCACTCTTGCAATATTTGCTTTCTTTCCTTCCAATGTTTTATACAGCCAGACTTTATTAAGCGAGCCGTTATTTAATTTCTTTGAAATACTGCTTTTGTATTTATGTCTGCGAAGCGGAACGTTGAATACAGGTAAAATAATTTTACTCGGATTGCTTTGGGGAGCGGCAATAATGATTCGCAGCAGCTTTGCATTATCAGTGTTCATAGTTCCATTGTTCATTTTCTTCCACCAGAGAAAATTATTCGAAGGTTATGCTAAAAACCGATTAAATAAATCTATTAAATATTCGGTTTTATTTTTAGTCGGAGTTTTCATTTTTGTGTTTCCATGGATGCTGCGGAATAAAATAGAGCTGGGTGGGTTTTCTCTTGCGACTCAGGCAGGATTTACTTTTTGGGGCGGAAGCAATCCCAATGCAACAGGCACGTGGTATTATCAAATCGAAGAATCAAACCCGTTATTCAATGAACAGGATGAAATAAAAAAAGATAGAGAGTTCTGGAGACAGGGAATCGATTATGCCATTCACAATCCGCATAAATTTTTAATCGTGGGAGTAAAAAAAATCGGATATTTGTTTTCAAGCGAAAGGATGATTTTGCTTTACTTCATGCCTGACGAAAACAAAGCCCGGACTTCGACCGAAGTTTATAAATCAATAAATCCATTATATGTCGCGCTGGTCAATCTTCCCTATTTTGCTGTGATGCTTTTTGGAATCTGGGGACTGCTGACGTTAAAGAAAAATAATTTTCTAATCTGGAGCTTTATTCTTTCTTGGATGCTGATGTTTTTTCTTTTCGTTGCGCTGTCGAGGTATCATTATGTGCTGATACCGTTTTTTATTCTTGGAACAGGTAACGCTTTATATCTCGGGAAAAACTTGTTTAAAAATCTTGATATAAAAAGAAAAATAATCGGGATAGCGTTTTGTTTGTTTGTAATAGGAGTGTGGATTTCAGAATTTTATCTGCTGTATAAATAA
- a CDS encoding tetratricopeptide repeat protein: MNRINTLTKILESEPNDSFSRYALGLEYVSLNDYDEAQKEFNFILRNDPQYLPVYYQLGKVLESTGDSDKALKIYQQGLYVASSQNDLHTKAELQDAIDSLY; this comes from the coding sequence ATGAATAGAATTAACACTTTAACTAAAATTCTTGAAAGTGAACCAAATGATTCGTTTTCAAGATATGCGCTTGGATTGGAATATGTAAGTTTAAATGACTATGATGAAGCTCAAAAAGAGTTTAATTTTATATTAAGGAATGACCCTCAATATCTTCCTGTATATTACCAATTAGGGAAGGTTCTTGAATCAACGGGTGATTCTGATAAAGCATTAAAAATATATCAGCAGGGTTTATATGTTGCCTCTTCTCAAAATGATTTGCACACAAAAGCGGAACTGCAAGATGCAATCGATAGTTTATATTAA
- a CDS encoding 1-(5-phosphoribosyl)-5-[(5-phosphoribosylamino)methylideneamino] imidazole-4-carboxamide isomerase: MLVIPVIDIKNGKTARVFEGHKNYTEYYCESPLSVARLFRKENFKTLHITDLDGAVQGQMRNYDTIYRIANSIDIPIQIGGGIRSFDVAKKMIEDLGVYRVVIGTAAITNPELVKQIIKEYGASKIAIGIDEKLNNVVKNGWVDYANITPLDFAKMMEDIGVKRIIYQDVTRVGNLSGPHIERLVEIAENTKLRITSAGGVNDYRDLKKLKEIEHLGIDSVMISRALYENKFPCQMLWRDVECQDLSLDLPAVKG; the protein is encoded by the coding sequence ATGTTAGTAATACCAGTAATAGATATAAAAAATGGCAAGACTGCAAGAGTATTTGAAGGGCATAAAAATTATACCGAATATTACTGTGAAAGTCCCTTATCTGTTGCACGTTTGTTCAGAAAAGAAAATTTTAAAACTCTTCATATAACTGACCTTGACGGAGCCGTTCAAGGTCAGATGAGGAATTATGATACCATCTATAGAATTGCCAATTCTATAGACATCCCGATTCAAATTGGCGGCGGCATAAGAAGTTTTGATGTTGCAAAAAAAATGATAGAAGATTTGGGTGTCTATCGCGTTGTAATCGGAACTGCTGCAATCACTAATCCCGAGCTTGTAAAACAAATCATAAAAGAATACGGCGCATCAAAAATTGCAATCGGCATTGATGAAAAATTGAATAATGTCGTTAAGAACGGATGGGTTGATTATGCAAACATTACTCCTCTTGATTTTGCAAAGATGATGGAAGACATAGGTGTTAAAAGAATAATATATCAGGATGTAACACGGGTTGGGAATTTATCAGGACCTCACATCGAACGCCTTGTTGAAATTGCTGAGAATACCAAATTGAGGATTACTTCTGCAGGGGGAGTAAATGATTACCGTGATTTAAAAAAACTGAAAGAAATTGAACATCTTGGTATTGACTCAGTTATGATTTCGCGTGCTTTATATGAAAATAAATTTCCATGTCAGATGCTCTGGAGAGATGTCGAGTGCCAGGATTTATCTTTAGACCTTCCCGCAGTTAAGGGATAA
- a CDS encoding glycosyltransferase: protein MRKKKIVILGPAYPYRGGNALFVSYVYDILKDNFDVKVINYTLLYPSILFPGTTQQDKSSLVLKQVPNTRLINSINPFTWGKTAKAVKAENPDLIIFDWWNPFFGPSHNAISRKLKKDFKNKILFITENVISHEGRFIDKFLTKLGLKHPDKFLVLSKTVEDSIKEYSKGRKVYKSALPIYDSYNITPDKDLKDIRKSLGFSDTDRIILFFGYVRKYKGLNILIDAMPALLKYNKDIRLLIVGEFYDSPDKYYEQIDKLGLKDKIKVVQQFVANEEVWKYYSISELVVLPYIEATQSGVLNIAYGFRKPVVVTDVGGLAEDVVVGKTGYVVKSNHIQSLVEGIKKYIDNADKVDFTKNVEEKLKDNEFNKLPQLIEKIINESN from the coding sequence TTGCGTAAGAAAAAGATTGTAATTTTAGGTCCGGCTTATCCTTATCGCGGTGGAAATGCGCTTTTTGTTTCGTATGTTTATGACATTCTTAAGGATAATTTCGACGTTAAAGTAATAAATTATACTTTATTATATCCGTCTATTTTATTTCCGGGAACAACCCAGCAGGACAAAAGCAGTCTGGTTTTAAAACAAGTTCCGAATACAAGACTTATAAATTCCATTAATCCGTTTACCTGGGGAAAAACCGCAAAAGCAGTTAAGGCGGAAAATCCGGATTTAATAATATTTGACTGGTGGAATCCTTTTTTTGGTCCTTCGCATAACGCAATTTCACGAAAGCTGAAAAAGGATTTTAAGAATAAAATTCTTTTTATTACCGAGAATGTTATTTCGCACGAAGGAAGATTCATCGATAAGTTTCTGACGAAACTTGGACTGAAACATCCTGACAAGTTTCTTGTTCTTTCAAAAACAGTTGAAGATTCGATTAAAGAATATTCAAAAGGGAGAAAAGTTTATAAGTCTGCTTTGCCGATTTATGATTCTTATAACATAACACCGGATAAAGATTTAAAAGACATCAGAAAGTCATTAGGATTTTCCGATACCGACCGAATAATTTTGTTTTTTGGCTATGTAAGAAAATACAAAGGACTGAATATTTTAATCGATGCAATGCCTGCGTTGCTGAAATATAACAAAGACATTAGATTATTAATCGTCGGGGAGTTTTATGATTCGCCAGATAAATATTATGAACAGATAGATAAGCTCGGATTAAAAGATAAAATAAAAGTTGTTCAGCAGTTTGTCGCGAATGAAGAAGTTTGGAAGTATTACTCGATTTCCGAGCTTGTTGTACTTCCTTACATCGAAGCAACGCAAAGCGGAGTTCTTAATATTGCTTATGGTTTCAGAAAACCTGTTGTAGTAACTGATGTCGGTGGACTTGCAGAAGATGTCGTAGTTGGAAAGACAGGATATGTTGTTAAATCAAACCACATTCAATCATTAGTCGAAGGAATAAAAAAATATATTGACAATGCTGATAAAGTTGATTTCACAAAGAATGTTGAAGAGAAATTAAAAGATAATGAATTTAATAAGCTGCCGCAGTTAATTGAGAAAATTATTAACGAATCGAACTGA
- a CDS encoding glycosyltransferase family 9 protein: MILKADCIYFPGDRPCKPHKTTGVLCPDCDLYTPMGFRILIIKLDAIGDVLRTTSILHSLKKKYTDSYIVWLTKNNAKDLFKNNDLVNEIFVYENIATETNLDVEEFDLVINLDPSPVSAALATKANGKEKIGFGLKPNGKVFTFNDEAIEWFEMGAFDNLKKANTKTYQQIIHEICSLDYDKGEIIVKLNDVEQKFSDEYLKNLEKYNFDIIIGINPGASDRWEYKKWREDGYIELINKIQAQYNACILLYGGEEEKELLEALSSSSKNIISTGSNNSLRQFIALMNVPQIFITGDTLALHIATALKKEVICLFGPTSYNEIEDYGRITKVVPYELECLVCYKMTCDFVPNCMQVITADMVFEQVKQKINKIKNG, encoded by the coding sequence ATGATTTTAAAAGCTGATTGCATATATTTTCCGGGTGACCGGCCTTGTAAACCGCATAAAACAACGGGTGTGCTTTGTCCCGATTGTGATTTATATACACCCATGGGATTCAGAATTTTAATTATAAAGCTCGATGCAATCGGTGATGTGCTCCGCACGACATCAATTCTTCATTCGCTCAAGAAAAAATACACCGATTCATATATTGTCTGGCTTACAAAAAATAATGCAAAGGATTTATTTAAGAATAATGATTTAGTGAACGAAATTTTTGTTTATGAAAACATCGCTACTGAAACGAATTTGGATGTTGAGGAATTTGATTTGGTAATTAATCTTGACCCTTCTCCCGTAAGTGCTGCGCTTGCAACAAAAGCAAACGGAAAAGAAAAAATCGGATTCGGCTTAAAGCCAAACGGAAAAGTTTTTACTTTTAATGATGAGGCAATAGAATGGTTTGAGATGGGTGCTTTTGATAACTTAAAAAAAGCGAATACAAAAACATATCAGCAGATTATTCACGAAATTTGCAGTCTTGATTATGATAAGGGAGAAATAATTGTTAAGCTTAACGACGTCGAGCAGAAATTCAGCGATGAGTATTTAAAAAATCTTGAAAAATATAATTTTGATATTATCATCGGGATAAATCCCGGTGCAAGCGATAGATGGGAATATAAAAAATGGCGTGAAGACGGGTACATTGAGCTTATAAATAAAATTCAAGCACAATATAACGCGTGCATATTACTTTATGGCGGTGAAGAAGAAAAAGAATTACTTGAGGCGTTAAGTTCTTCAAGTAAAAATATTATTAGTACTGGAAGCAATAATTCTTTGAGACAATTTATTGCCTTAATGAATGTTCCGCAAATTTTCATCACAGGTGATACGCTCGCTCTGCACATTGCAACAGCATTGAAGAAAGAAGTAATTTGTTTGTTCGGTCCAACTTCATATAACGAAATTGAAGATTACGGAAGAATTACGAAAGTTGTGCCATATGAATTGGAATGTCTGGTTTGCTATAAGATGACGTGCGACTTTGTTCCGAACTGCATGCAGGTGATTACTGCAGATATGGTTTTTGAACAGGTAAAACAAAAAATTAATAAAATAAAAAACGGTTAA
- a CDS encoding two-component regulator propeller domain-containing protein has translation MKEISQIAITPDNIAYCGSKGGIFAVNLNTGEVIKKYTNINGLLNNDVLSLTIDNQNRIWIGSADGSISIYDYTNNVWKYIYDIKNSSESDKSINSFVQYGNFMFVATGYGIQKISVSNFSFIDAPYYQLGNFAPRTKVNVLTILDNTLFAGTTMGAAYANLINSNLNSPSSWTNFNSFGANNNVLTLASFDNKVFAGLQGSCMFYENGFWNGYPNAKISSGNIRGISSVQNRIYFTLSTGVFYAIQGSLETVTLFDASQNFKNVYADKNNNILLSSLANGIYTSVSGSYAYVFPNGPSKNSFDWISIDENGVVWSAAGQDGAGFSSFNGSLWTNYTAATHPQIGPSNFFRKIYTQGTTVWALSFGGGPTLIEGSNIRNFNPSNSTLPGIVGSPNFCTPFGGAFDNSGRFWISFYGSNNSQSIYCYIGDGNFVGIPNSGFINNAALGAMAIDNYNTKWVVSRSSNGLYFYNENSSLTNFSDDVYGFYTAGDFGAGIGDIYDVVVDKNGEVWIATNNGVFIIANPLAAIQNPGSKPAPVKLGLIEGNLRVPFTELCQTISIDILNNKWIGTQRNGVFHLSSDGSTLIEQFNTTNSPILDNSINNIRISNETGIAYFATLKGLSSVTTNGIEPVAEFKEITCSPNPFLLPANVDLKIDGLIENSFLKIITLTGDVVAEFESPGGRIATWQNSRNINLASGVYIVVAFNKDGSKVGKGKFAVVRK, from the coding sequence ATGAAAGAAATCTCACAGATTGCAATTACACCTGACAATATTGCATATTGCGGCTCAAAAGGCGGAATCTTTGCCGTAAATCTTAATACCGGAGAAGTAATCAAAAAATACACTAATATAAACGGTCTGCTGAACAATGATGTTTTAAGCTTAACAATTGACAACCAAAACAGAATCTGGATAGGCAGTGCGGACGGTTCTATTTCTATATATGATTATACAAATAATGTCTGGAAATATATATATGATATAAAAAATTCAAGTGAATCGGATAAATCCATAAACAGCTTTGTTCAATATGGTAATTTTATGTTTGTAGCAACAGGTTACGGCATTCAAAAAATTTCAGTTTCAAATTTCAGTTTTATCGATGCGCCATATTATCAGCTTGGGAATTTTGCTCCAAGAACAAAAGTGAATGTTCTTACTATTTTAGATAATACGTTATTTGCCGGTACAACCATGGGCGCTGCTTATGCTAATTTGATAAATTCAAATTTAAACAGTCCGTCAAGCTGGACAAACTTTAATTCATTCGGTGCAAATAATAATGTTCTTACTCTTGCTTCCTTTGATAATAAAGTATTTGCGGGGTTACAAGGTTCCTGCATGTTTTATGAAAATGGATTCTGGAATGGTTATCCGAATGCCAAAATATCAAGCGGAAATATCAGAGGTATTTCATCAGTTCAGAACAGGATTTATTTTACGTTAAGTACAGGTGTGTTTTATGCAATACAAGGTTCACTCGAAACAGTGACTTTATTTGATGCTTCACAAAATTTTAAAAATGTATATGCAGATAAAAATAATAATATCTTATTATCATCTCTTGCAAACGGTATTTATACCAGTGTGAGCGGAAGTTATGCATATGTCTTTCCAAATGGTCCTTCTAAAAATTCTTTTGACTGGATTTCGATTGATGAAAACGGTGTAGTTTGGTCTGCAGCGGGGCAGGATGGAGCAGGATTTTCAAGCTTCAATGGAAGTCTATGGACTAATTATACTGCAGCAACACATCCTCAAATCGGACCGAGTAATTTCTTCAGAAAAATTTATACTCAGGGAACTACCGTATGGGCTTTAAGTTTTGGCGGAGGACCAACATTAATTGAAGGAAGTAATATCCGGAATTTTAATCCATCAAACTCAACACTTCCGGGTATAGTAGGGTCACCTAATTTTTGCACACCATTTGGAGGCGCTTTTGACAATAGCGGAAGATTCTGGATTTCCTTTTATGGAAGTAATAACTCCCAGAGTATTTATTGTTATATCGGAGATGGAAATTTTGTGGGGATACCAAATTCCGGATTTATAAATAATGCTGCGCTGGGAGCAATGGCAATTGATAATTATAACACCAAATGGGTTGTCTCCAGATCATCAAACGGGTTATATTTTTATAATGAAAATAGTTCATTGACAAATTTTTCCGATGACGTATATGGATTTTATACTGCGGGAGATTTTGGTGCAGGAATCGGTGACATATACGATGTTGTGGTGGATAAAAACGGGGAAGTCTGGATTGCTACCAATAACGGAGTTTTTATTATAGCTAATCCATTAGCTGCAATTCAGAATCCGGGCAGCAAACCTGCACCGGTGAAATTAGGACTAATCGAAGGAAATTTAAGAGTTCCGTTTACAGAACTTTGCCAGACTATCAGCATTGATATTTTAAATAATAAATGGATAGGGACACAAAGAAATGGAGTTTTTCATTTATCATCAGATGGTTCTACTCTCATTGAGCAATTCAATACAACAAACAGCCCAATTCTTGATAACAGTATAAATAATATAAGAATAAGCAATGAAACGGGTATAGCTTATTTTGCAACTTTGAAAGGGTTATCATCAGTAACTACAAACGGTATTGAACCAGTGGCTGAGTTTAAAGAAATTACATGCTCGCCAAATCCGTTTTTATTGCCTGCAAATGTTGACCTGAAAATTGATGGTTTAATAGAAAATTCATTTCTGAAGATTATTACATTAACCGGGGATGTTGTGGCTGAATTTGAGTCTCCGGGCGGCAGAATTGCAACATGGCAAAACAGCAGAAACATTAATCTTGCTTCGGGAGTTTATATAGTAGTGGCATTTAATAAAGACGGCAGCAAAGTCGGAAAGGGCAAGTTTGCCGTCGTCAGAAAATAA
- a CDS encoding glycosyltransferase family 39 protein: protein MNYRKFLIIIISLHLIFFLYSIFWGNIYVGDYPEYLNQAKNFIEHGNFYAKDYADKFDINYLTRRPPVYAVFIILSRLIINSDYSVIFFQSILSIINILGVCKLLKNFNFKINIYFWVLLFVILYPSQLIYANTVMTEMLFQTFLFWSVYFCFKFLKSYSLKDLLLNNIFIGLAVLTKPVMLVFVFINLLFFIFVIFKKKIKITYIFPCLIPVLCVLSFSYYNYTQTNYFHYSSLQFNHLFDYNAVFIIHNIHGQEEGNKILKEYIIHFDTLKTLKEIADEKYKYSKEIISNNFGQYLSYQMKGFANFFLDPGRFDVFTYLKINPDDNKGLQNAFLYEGYGGVIKYYLNQPLPILIYLTLIMLINLFFIIALIFFMFEKNVEGRLRLYMVMAVIYIAVFSANYAALRYKLPLYPILVIASVFLIEKLKEISLKKKTS, encoded by the coding sequence TTGAATTACAGAAAGTTTCTCATAATTATTATTTCACTGCATTTAATTTTTTTCCTTTATTCAATTTTTTGGGGTAATATCTATGTTGGTGATTATCCCGAGTATCTGAACCAGGCAAAAAATTTTATTGAACACGGTAATTTTTATGCAAAAGATTATGCGGATAAATTTGACATAAATTATTTGACTCGCCGTCCTCCGGTATACGCGGTTTTCATAATTTTATCCCGCCTCATTATTAATTCGGATTACTCCGTTATTTTTTTTCAATCAATACTCAGCATAATAAACATTCTTGGAGTATGCAAGCTTCTTAAAAATTTTAATTTTAAGATTAATATTTATTTCTGGGTGTTGTTGTTTGTGATTTTGTATCCAAGTCAGCTGATATATGCAAACACTGTTATGACCGAAATGTTATTTCAGACGTTCTTATTCTGGTCGGTTTACTTCTGTTTCAAATTTTTAAAGTCATATTCACTAAAAGATTTATTATTGAATAATATTTTTATCGGGCTTGCAGTGCTTACAAAACCTGTTATGCTGGTTTTTGTATTTATAAACTTATTATTTTTTATTTTTGTGATTTTTAAAAAGAAAATAAAAATTACTTATATCTTTCCATGTTTGATACCTGTTCTTTGTGTCTTGTCTTTTTCCTATTATAATTACACGCAAACAAATTATTTTCACTATTCAAGCTTGCAGTTTAATCATTTGTTTGACTATAATGCTGTTTTCATAATTCATAATATACATGGCCAAGAAGAGGGAAATAAAATTTTAAAAGAATACATAATACACTTTGATACTTTAAAAACATTAAAAGAAATTGCAGATGAAAAATATAAGTATTCCAAAGAAATAATCTCCAATAATTTCGGACAATATCTTAGTTACCAAATGAAAGGATTTGCAAACTTCTTTTTAGACCCGGGAAGATTCGATGTGTTTACATATCTTAAAATTAATCCTGATGACAATAAAGGTTTGCAAAACGCTTTTTTGTATGAAGGTTATGGCGGAGTTATTAAATATTATTTAAATCAACCTCTTCCAATTTTAATTTATCTGACGTTAATTATGCTAATAAATTTATTCTTCATAATTGCATTAATCTTTTTTATGTTTGAAAAAAATGTTGAGGGAAGGTTAAGGCTTTACATGGTTATGGCAGTTATATATATAGCTGTTTTTTCAGCCAATTATGCGGCACTTCGTTATAAGTTGCCGCTATATCCGATTTTGGTAATAGCTTCAGTATTTTTAATAGAGAAATTAAAAGAAATTTCATTAAAGAAAAAAACCAGCTAA
- a CDS encoding class I SAM-dependent methyltransferase — MQYDPVKKVFGDIVSKNVFLRKVFYWLLDLMFLRSWHVRKQIKKLFPPNKKMYIFDAGMGFGQYSYFMAKRYKNSKILAIDVKDEQVADCKYFFDKTGYGNRVKFEIADLLTINYQNEFDFILSVDVMEHIHEDQLVFNNFFKALKPGGKLLVNTPSNLGGSDAESEDDASFIEEHARNGYSKEDITEKLNKAGLKIKHFNYTYGKWGNISWRWGIKYPILMAGKSKLLILILPFYYLFTLWFVLILMWMDVHTDNKEGTGILLVAEK, encoded by the coding sequence ATGCAATACGATCCGGTCAAAAAAGTTTTTGGCGACATTGTTTCAAAAAATGTTTTCTTAAGAAAAGTTTTCTACTGGCTTCTCGACTTAATGTTTCTGCGTTCATGGCACGTGAGAAAACAGATAAAAAAATTATTCCCTCCCAATAAGAAAATGTATATCTTCGATGCGGGAATGGGCTTCGGGCAGTATTCTTACTTCATGGCAAAACGTTATAAGAATTCAAAAATTCTTGCAATCGATGTTAAAGATGAGCAGGTTGCAGACTGCAAATATTTTTTTGACAAGACAGGTTACGGAAACAGAGTAAAATTCGAGATTGCAGATTTATTGACAATAAACTATCAAAACGAGTTTGATTTTATTTTATCGGTCGATGTTATGGAGCACATACACGAAGATCAGTTAGTATTCAATAATTTTTTTAAAGCGCTTAAGCCGGGCGGAAAGCTTTTGGTGAACACCCCATCAAATCTCGGCGGCAGTGATGCAGAGTCGGAAGATGATGCGAGCTTCATAGAAGAACACGCGCGCAATGGTTACTCAAAAGAAGATATAACGGAAAAGCTCAACAAAGCGGGATTAAAGATTAAGCATTTTAATTACACATACGGCAAGTGGGGAAATATTTCATGGAGATGGGGAATTAAGTACCCGATTCTGATGGCAGGAAAATCGAAGCTGTTGATTTTAATTTTGCCGTTTTATTATTTATTTACTTTATGGTTCGTGTTAATTTTAATGTGGATGGATGTTCATACCGACAACAAAGAAGGAACAGGCATTTTGCTCGTTGCAGAAAAATAA